A window from Drosophila yakuba strain Tai18E2 chromosome 3L, Prin_Dyak_Tai18E2_2.1, whole genome shotgun sequence encodes these proteins:
- the LOC6533533 gene encoding uncharacterized protein LOC6533533 isoform X2 — MGKCVSRQSAPLHELESPDAEQHHQSVLTIAVSHEDLAQAHKIWQRLTGSNEYIAAGPSSQLEEVEEEPFYYTISRRRQPEQQLAKEQAVLHIESLYNDAAIAPAEPVTSASEPEYSTCQEFLLHELLQVIEEHASSTSITTSNHILNQARIRPEPQLPVENNGWLAAVGQAESKKQGSKSGRRHHNGNGNGNGNPTEAMEQNQTVHTKGTAMSFGFRKKLNGTPKKFKKLLEGGDKSATRTADTKDDNGNAAVPVHFEKVGAAAVQKAGTLATGAAGGRFGYRGAAPRPSSAGFTAPSEDSESESMANAQNNINNNNNNNNNGRGAENGPVLVSNLKRRSKSAHAGRSGDGEPKIAQPKTLTFNLNQNTTIEYQRRQFFGEIADETSGSGYGSGMGTGSKAMQPRYNYNNLASMHANVIVRPTPRPTPASYAKFTLQTVSLPRPEYPVAISLTATTPTTPSSSVQSPVPAHSTGARAKDISTSSRQHPLTSVHVQPQSRHLDQKSVKQLTNNSTRRGFSGSREISADSGIASMDMALDSSSGSSVGSKRSRSRPRNLKMVMSGRHTFEVRDADDPPSSESNSFVEPLALPKLPTDGSQSIPLPLLGLVRSNTVLSRETYERRQAETPGCQDQQDPDSEKPKTSGSDESESVDEEKLYLDSSTSEKSAKHQSQSSVASTWRHQAGESLAAHDCSSMSMSISSDTQAPENARDNDKEEDMSLGLDEISLIHTDMQFSTISSMTETPPKVGQESLLNLHLVDNREAGTSRPRSFNNALNESKFAELALASSSCLQLDDETSPTDSLVSSTEDSEEAGGKLQKHKLNEERQQKDIDDIDLDDISPVLELDLDPPGGRSPISPGTPTHASHSLSLGSDCGNLIDDEIADQPALLCNSEAHEVATDTPTLMETLTHTQTGSLRSLKSQSKARTALQQAIELSLRTPAAVRKAVMDRAESLDTLSPCESICSDDLMMDFDMNSSVDSIDHMASSTGRSRSGSDLHKIGGGQDVDPMQAETEAELLSELERRGSDVMKELNTLLRGRRQRGGPRERISAQLPARATRLLNRSRLQDQQLAGNDSDNSLRSSHSGGASAAAAAARKRSTANSRTSSGSTASLPRQRHLQQQHLGLGGGAGGGGGAGGATASGTSTQRCGGELHSSSDDLMLYDKSFRNAMIQDVLQFKKQLLRLRRILQETETLNPFENDNVQLFAACGLDSKQLNDIDLASLTSSTTEDPLQELSDLRRQGQVDDRDRTIRLQRDLIEQLEAEKRQKSAANGTASGGDQGKELISMATQTERTRPLAIGAEGLSRSKPEYTSYTTHFPMLHLHDSTLAATTIIRHHQSNHNQHEQQQKQQQPDKSCPAISQTRRHTIISTTLTNYNQQLAAAFPDAPRRSSIGWDTIPTMPTPTVTPTSHGNASKPVRITLIGEALPLLKKSSTGSLCSSSTSSSSSTSSLAQNANVVKMRYPNGCQSVKSGSSAHYQPLYNSNKMTSPTVTIV, encoded by the exons GAACTTGAATCCCCAGACGCAGAGCAGCATCATCAATCTGTATTGACAATCGCAGTGTCCCACGAAGACTTGGCCCAGGCACACAAAATCTGGCAACGGTTGACAGGGAGTAATGAATACATTGCAGCCGGGCCATCCTCCCAgttggaggaggtggaggaggaacCCTTTTATTACACTATAAGTCGGCGAAGGCAGCCGGAGCAGCAACTGGCGAAGGAGCAGGCCGTGTTGCACATCGAGTCCCTTTACAATGATGCCGCCATTGCCCCAGCGGAACCGGTGACATCAGCCAGCGAACCGGAGTACTCCACTTGCCAGGAATTCCTGCTGCACGAACTGCTGCAGGTCATCGAGGAGCATGcatcctccacctccatcaCCACGAGCAACCACATCCTGAATCAGGCCAGAATCAGGCCAGAACCTCAATTACCCGTGGAGAACAACGGCTGGCTGGCGGCGGTG GGACAGGCGGAGAGCAAGAAGCAGGGCAGCAAGTCGGGTCGCCGCCACCACAATGGCAACGGAAATGGTAATGGCAATCCCACGGAGGCGATGGAACAGAATCAGACGGTGCACACCAAAGGCACCGCCATGTCCTTTGGTTTCCGCAAGAAGCTCAATGGGACGCCCAAGAAGTTCAAGAAACTCCTGGAAGGCGGCGACAAAAGCGCAACTCGCACCGCCGACACAAAGGATGACAACGGAAATGCAG CTGTGCCCGTTCACTTTGAGAAAGTAGGCGCCGCCGCTGTCCAGAAAGCTGGCACTTTGGCGACAGGTGCGGCCGGCGGACGTTTCGGTTATCGTGGGGCGGCGCCACGCCCCTCTTCTGCGGGCTTCACTGCGCCCAGTGAGGAttccgaatcggaatcgatGGCCAATGCACagaacaacatcaacaacaacaacaataataataataatggacGTGGAGCGGAAAATGGTCCGGTGCTGGTGAGCAATT TGAAACGCCGCTCCAAGAGCGCACATGCCGGACGATCCGGCGATGGGGAGCCCAAAATAGCCCAGCCCAAGACGCTGACGTTCAACCTGAATCAGAACACCACCATCGAGTACCAGCGGCGTCAGTTCTTTGGCGAGATCGCGGATGAAACGTCGGGTTCCGGATACGGATCGGGTATGGGAACGGGATCGAAAGCCATGCAGCCGAGATATAACTACAACAACCTGGCCAGCATGCATGCCAATGTCAT AGTTCGCCCCACACCGCGACCCACTCCAGCCAGCTACGCCAAGTTCACCCTGCAGACAGTGAGCCTGCCCAGGCCGGAGTACCCGGTGGCCATCAGCTTGACAGCCACCACACCAACCACGCCCAGCAGCAGTGTGCAGTCACCCGTGCCCGCCCATTCGACAGGTGCCAGGGCCAAGGACATATCCACCAGTTCCAGGCAACATCCCCTGACCTCGGTGCATGTCCAACCGCAGTCGCGTCATCTTGACCAGAAGAGCGTGAAGCAGCTGACGAATAACTCAACGCGACGCGGATTCTCCGGCAGCAGGGAGATTAGCGCAGACTCGGGAATAGCCAGCATGGACATGGCATTGGACAGCAGTTCGGGCAGCTCGGTGGGTTCCAAGAGAAGTCGAAGCAGGCCCAGGAACCTCAAGATGGTGATGAGTGGACGGCACACGTTCGAGGTGCGCGATGCCGATGATCCGCCTTCCAGTGAGTCTAACTCCTTTGTGGAACCGCTGGCACTACCCAAGTTACCCACTGATGGCAGTCAGAGTATTCCATTGCCATTACTGGGCTTGGTGCGATCCAATACGGTGTTGAGTCGGGAGACTTACGAGCGACGTCAGGCGGAGACTCCGGGTTGCCAGGATCAGCAGGATCCGGATTCGGAAAAACCCAAGACAAGCGGCTCCGATGAGAGCGAGAGTGTGGATGAAGAGAAGCTCTACTTGGATTCGTCCACCTCCGAAAAGAGTGCCAAACATCAGAGCCAATCCTCAGTGGCCTCCACTTGGCGTCACCAGGCGGGTGAATCTCTGGCCGCCCACGATTGCAGCAGCATGAGCATGAGCATCAGTAGTGACACCCAGGCTCCGGAAAATGCGCGTGATAATGACAAGGAGGAGGACATGTCCTTGGGTCTGGATGAGATCAGTCTGATCCACACTGACATGCAGTTCAGCACAATCT CTTCAATGACGGAAACTCCGCCCAAAGTGGGCCAGGAGTCCCTGCTCAATCTCCACTTGGTGGACAATCGGGAGGCAGGCACCTCGCGTCCCCGCTCCTTCAACAATGCTCTCAACGAATCCAAGTTTGCCGAACTGGCTTTGGCCAGTAGCAGTTGCCTCCAGTTGGATGATGAGACTTCGCCCACGGATAGTTTGGTCAGCAGCACCGAGGATTCCGAGGAGGCGGGTGGCAAGTTGCAGAAGCACAAGCTCAATGAGGAGCGTCAGCAGAAGGACATCGATGACATCGACTTGGATGATATTTCGCCGGTTCTCGAACTGGATCTGGATCCGCCAGGTGGGCGAAGTCCCATTTCACCCGGCACACCCACTCATGCATCCCACTCCCTTTCTCTGGGTTCGGATTGCGGAAATCTCATAGACGATGAGATCGCTGATCAGCCGGCGCTGCTGTGCAACAGCGAAGCCCACGAGGTGGCCACCGATACGCCCACATTGATGGAAACCCTTACCCACACCCAAACAGGATCCCTCAGATCGTTGAAGAGTCAGTCCAAGGCTCGTACCGCTCTGCAGCAGGCCATCGAGTTGAGTTTGAGGACACCGGCTGCGGTGCGCAAGGCAGTTATGGATCGAGCCGAATCCTTGGATACTCTATCACCATGCGAGTCCATTTGCTCCGATGACCTGATGATGGACTTCGACATGAACAGCAGTGTCGACTCCATCGATCACATGGCCAGTTCTACGGGTCGCAGTCGCAGTGGTTCGGATCTTCACAAGATAGGTGGTGGTCAGGATGTGGATCCCATGCAGGCGGAGACCGAGGCGGAACTTCTATCTGAGTTGGAGCGCAGGGGCAGTGATGTGATGAAGGAGCTCAATACTTTGCTGCGAGGCAGGAGGCAGCGCGGTGGACCAAGGGAGAGGATTAG cGCCCAACTGCCTGCGCGCGCCACCAGATTGCTGAACCGCTCCCGTCTGCAGGACCAGCAACTCGCCGGCAACGATTCGGATAACAGCCTGAGATCCTCCCACAGCGGCGGAGCttcggcagcggcggcggcggccagaAAGAGAAGCACGGCCAACTCCAGGACCTCGTCGGGATCCACGGCCAGTCTGCCCCGTCAGCGtcacctgcagcagcagcatctgggCTTGGGTGGCGGAgcaggaggtggaggtggtgctggtggagcCACTGCATCCGGAACATCCACGCAGCGGTGCGGGGGAGAGCTGCACAGCTCGTCGGACGATCTAATGTTGTATGACAAGTCCTTCCGCAATGCCATGATCCAGGATGTGCTGCAGTTCAAGAAGCAGCTGCTTCGACTGCGGCGAATACTCCAGGAG ACGGAAACGCTCAATCCCTTCGAGAACGACAACGTTCAGCTGTTCGCCGCCTGCGGATTGGATAGCAAGCAGCTGAATGACATCGATCTGGCCAGTTTGACCTCGTCCACGACGGAGGATCCGCTCCAGGAGCTATCGGATCTACGTAGACAG GGTCAAGTGGACGATCGTGATCGCACCATTCGCCTGCAGCGAGATCTCATCGAGCAACTGGAGGCCGAGAAGAGGCAGAAGTCGGCGGCGAATGGAACTGCATCTGGCGGGGATCAGGGCAAGGAGCTCATCAGCATGGCCACCCAAACGGAGCGG ACACGACCACTTGCCATTGGTGCGGAGGGTTTGTCCAG AAGTAAGCCCGAATATACCAGTTATACCACGCACTTTCCGATGCTCCACTTGCACGATTCCACGCTGGCAGCCACCACGATAATCCGCCATCACCAGAGCAACCACAACCAgcatgagcagcagcagaagcagcagcagccggatAAATCCTGTCCAGCTATCAGCCAGACCCGCCGGCACACCATCATCTCCACCACGCTGACCAACTACAATCAGCAGCTGGCGGCCGCATTTCCCGATGCCCCACGACGCTCCTCCATCGGTTGGGATACCATTCCGACCATGCCCACGCCAACGGTCACGCCCACGAGCCATGGCAACGCCTCCAAGCCGGTGAGGATTACGCTAATCGGTGAGGCACTGCCGCTGCTTAAAAAGTCATCAACCGGATCGCTGTGCTCCTCATCAACGTCGTCCTCCTCATCAACATCCTCGTTGGCCCAAAATGCGAACGTGGTCAAGATGCGCTACCCCAATGGCTGTCAGAGTGTTAAGAGCGGATCGAGTGCCCATTATCAGCCGTtgtacaacagcaacaagatGACAAGCCCAACCGTAACTATAGTCTGA
- the LOC6533533 gene encoding uncharacterized protein LOC6533533 isoform X1 yields MGKCVSRQSAPLHELESPDAEQHHQSVLTIAVSHEDLAQAHKIWQRLTGSNEYIAAGPSSQLEEVEEEPFYYTISRRRQPEQQLAKEQAVLHIESLYNDAAIAPAEPVTSASEPEYSTCQEFLLHELLQVIEEHASSTSITTSNHILNQARIRPEPQLPVENNGWLAAVGQAESKKQGSKSGRRHHNGNGNGNGNPTEAMEQNQTVHTKGTAMSFGFRKKLNGTPKKFKKLLEGGDKSATRTADTKDDNGNAAVPVHFEKVGAAAVQKAGTLATGAAGGRFGYRGAAPRPSSAGFTAPSEDSESESMANAQNNINNNNNNNNNGRGAENGPVLVSNLKRRSKSAHAGRSGDGEPKIAQPKTLTFNLNQNTTIEYQRRQFFGEIADETSGSGYGSGMGTGSKAMQPRYNYNNLASMHANVIVRPTPRPTPASYAKFTLQTVSLPRPEYPVAISLTATTPTTPSSSVQSPVPAHSTGARAKDISTSSRQHPLTSVHVQPQSRHLDQKSVKQLTNNSTRRGFSGSREISADSGIASMDMALDSSSGSSVGSKRSRSRPRNLKMVMSGRHTFEVRDADDPPSSESNSFVEPLALPKLPTDGSQSIPLPLLGLVRSNTVLSRETYERRQAETPGCQDQQDPDSEKPKTSGSDESESVDEEKLYLDSSTSEKSAKHQSQSSVASTWRHQAGESLAAHDCSSMSMSISSDTQAPENARDNDKEEDMSLGLDEISLIHTDMQFSTISSMTETPPKVGQESLLNLHLVDNREAGTSRPRSFNNALNESKFAELALASSSCLQLDDETSPTDSLVSSTEDSEEAGGKLQKHKLNEERQQKDIDDIDLDDISPVLELDLDPPGGRSPISPGTPTHASHSLSLGSDCGNLIDDEIADQPALLCNSEAHEVATDTPTLMETLTHTQTGSLRSLKSQSKARTALQQAIELSLRTPAAVRKAVMDRAESLDTLSPCESICSDDLMMDFDMNSSVDSIDHMASSTGRSRSGSDLHKIGGGQDVDPMQAETEAELLSELERRGSDVMKELNTLLRGRRQRGGPRERISAQLPARATRLLNRSRLQDQQLAGNDSDNSLRSSHSGGASAAAAAARKRSTANSRTSSGSTASLPRQRHLQQQHLGLGGGAGGGGGAGGATASGTSTQRCGGELHSSSDDLMLYDKSFRNAMIQDVLQFKKQLLRLRRILQETETLNPFENDNVQLFAACGLDSKQLNDIDLASLTSSTTEDPLQELSDLRRQVVYLQGQVDDRDRTIRLQRDLIEQLEAEKRQKSAANGTASGGDQGKELISMATQTERTRPLAIGAEGLSRSKPEYTSYTTHFPMLHLHDSTLAATTIIRHHQSNHNQHEQQQKQQQPDKSCPAISQTRRHTIISTTLTNYNQQLAAAFPDAPRRSSIGWDTIPTMPTPTVTPTSHGNASKPVRITLIGEALPLLKKSSTGSLCSSSTSSSSSTSSLAQNANVVKMRYPNGCQSVKSGSSAHYQPLYNSNKMTSPTVTIV; encoded by the exons GAACTTGAATCCCCAGACGCAGAGCAGCATCATCAATCTGTATTGACAATCGCAGTGTCCCACGAAGACTTGGCCCAGGCACACAAAATCTGGCAACGGTTGACAGGGAGTAATGAATACATTGCAGCCGGGCCATCCTCCCAgttggaggaggtggaggaggaacCCTTTTATTACACTATAAGTCGGCGAAGGCAGCCGGAGCAGCAACTGGCGAAGGAGCAGGCCGTGTTGCACATCGAGTCCCTTTACAATGATGCCGCCATTGCCCCAGCGGAACCGGTGACATCAGCCAGCGAACCGGAGTACTCCACTTGCCAGGAATTCCTGCTGCACGAACTGCTGCAGGTCATCGAGGAGCATGcatcctccacctccatcaCCACGAGCAACCACATCCTGAATCAGGCCAGAATCAGGCCAGAACCTCAATTACCCGTGGAGAACAACGGCTGGCTGGCGGCGGTG GGACAGGCGGAGAGCAAGAAGCAGGGCAGCAAGTCGGGTCGCCGCCACCACAATGGCAACGGAAATGGTAATGGCAATCCCACGGAGGCGATGGAACAGAATCAGACGGTGCACACCAAAGGCACCGCCATGTCCTTTGGTTTCCGCAAGAAGCTCAATGGGACGCCCAAGAAGTTCAAGAAACTCCTGGAAGGCGGCGACAAAAGCGCAACTCGCACCGCCGACACAAAGGATGACAACGGAAATGCAG CTGTGCCCGTTCACTTTGAGAAAGTAGGCGCCGCCGCTGTCCAGAAAGCTGGCACTTTGGCGACAGGTGCGGCCGGCGGACGTTTCGGTTATCGTGGGGCGGCGCCACGCCCCTCTTCTGCGGGCTTCACTGCGCCCAGTGAGGAttccgaatcggaatcgatGGCCAATGCACagaacaacatcaacaacaacaacaataataataataatggacGTGGAGCGGAAAATGGTCCGGTGCTGGTGAGCAATT TGAAACGCCGCTCCAAGAGCGCACATGCCGGACGATCCGGCGATGGGGAGCCCAAAATAGCCCAGCCCAAGACGCTGACGTTCAACCTGAATCAGAACACCACCATCGAGTACCAGCGGCGTCAGTTCTTTGGCGAGATCGCGGATGAAACGTCGGGTTCCGGATACGGATCGGGTATGGGAACGGGATCGAAAGCCATGCAGCCGAGATATAACTACAACAACCTGGCCAGCATGCATGCCAATGTCAT AGTTCGCCCCACACCGCGACCCACTCCAGCCAGCTACGCCAAGTTCACCCTGCAGACAGTGAGCCTGCCCAGGCCGGAGTACCCGGTGGCCATCAGCTTGACAGCCACCACACCAACCACGCCCAGCAGCAGTGTGCAGTCACCCGTGCCCGCCCATTCGACAGGTGCCAGGGCCAAGGACATATCCACCAGTTCCAGGCAACATCCCCTGACCTCGGTGCATGTCCAACCGCAGTCGCGTCATCTTGACCAGAAGAGCGTGAAGCAGCTGACGAATAACTCAACGCGACGCGGATTCTCCGGCAGCAGGGAGATTAGCGCAGACTCGGGAATAGCCAGCATGGACATGGCATTGGACAGCAGTTCGGGCAGCTCGGTGGGTTCCAAGAGAAGTCGAAGCAGGCCCAGGAACCTCAAGATGGTGATGAGTGGACGGCACACGTTCGAGGTGCGCGATGCCGATGATCCGCCTTCCAGTGAGTCTAACTCCTTTGTGGAACCGCTGGCACTACCCAAGTTACCCACTGATGGCAGTCAGAGTATTCCATTGCCATTACTGGGCTTGGTGCGATCCAATACGGTGTTGAGTCGGGAGACTTACGAGCGACGTCAGGCGGAGACTCCGGGTTGCCAGGATCAGCAGGATCCGGATTCGGAAAAACCCAAGACAAGCGGCTCCGATGAGAGCGAGAGTGTGGATGAAGAGAAGCTCTACTTGGATTCGTCCACCTCCGAAAAGAGTGCCAAACATCAGAGCCAATCCTCAGTGGCCTCCACTTGGCGTCACCAGGCGGGTGAATCTCTGGCCGCCCACGATTGCAGCAGCATGAGCATGAGCATCAGTAGTGACACCCAGGCTCCGGAAAATGCGCGTGATAATGACAAGGAGGAGGACATGTCCTTGGGTCTGGATGAGATCAGTCTGATCCACACTGACATGCAGTTCAGCACAATCT CTTCAATGACGGAAACTCCGCCCAAAGTGGGCCAGGAGTCCCTGCTCAATCTCCACTTGGTGGACAATCGGGAGGCAGGCACCTCGCGTCCCCGCTCCTTCAACAATGCTCTCAACGAATCCAAGTTTGCCGAACTGGCTTTGGCCAGTAGCAGTTGCCTCCAGTTGGATGATGAGACTTCGCCCACGGATAGTTTGGTCAGCAGCACCGAGGATTCCGAGGAGGCGGGTGGCAAGTTGCAGAAGCACAAGCTCAATGAGGAGCGTCAGCAGAAGGACATCGATGACATCGACTTGGATGATATTTCGCCGGTTCTCGAACTGGATCTGGATCCGCCAGGTGGGCGAAGTCCCATTTCACCCGGCACACCCACTCATGCATCCCACTCCCTTTCTCTGGGTTCGGATTGCGGAAATCTCATAGACGATGAGATCGCTGATCAGCCGGCGCTGCTGTGCAACAGCGAAGCCCACGAGGTGGCCACCGATACGCCCACATTGATGGAAACCCTTACCCACACCCAAACAGGATCCCTCAGATCGTTGAAGAGTCAGTCCAAGGCTCGTACCGCTCTGCAGCAGGCCATCGAGTTGAGTTTGAGGACACCGGCTGCGGTGCGCAAGGCAGTTATGGATCGAGCCGAATCCTTGGATACTCTATCACCATGCGAGTCCATTTGCTCCGATGACCTGATGATGGACTTCGACATGAACAGCAGTGTCGACTCCATCGATCACATGGCCAGTTCTACGGGTCGCAGTCGCAGTGGTTCGGATCTTCACAAGATAGGTGGTGGTCAGGATGTGGATCCCATGCAGGCGGAGACCGAGGCGGAACTTCTATCTGAGTTGGAGCGCAGGGGCAGTGATGTGATGAAGGAGCTCAATACTTTGCTGCGAGGCAGGAGGCAGCGCGGTGGACCAAGGGAGAGGATTAG cGCCCAACTGCCTGCGCGCGCCACCAGATTGCTGAACCGCTCCCGTCTGCAGGACCAGCAACTCGCCGGCAACGATTCGGATAACAGCCTGAGATCCTCCCACAGCGGCGGAGCttcggcagcggcggcggcggccagaAAGAGAAGCACGGCCAACTCCAGGACCTCGTCGGGATCCACGGCCAGTCTGCCCCGTCAGCGtcacctgcagcagcagcatctgggCTTGGGTGGCGGAgcaggaggtggaggtggtgctggtggagcCACTGCATCCGGAACATCCACGCAGCGGTGCGGGGGAGAGCTGCACAGCTCGTCGGACGATCTAATGTTGTATGACAAGTCCTTCCGCAATGCCATGATCCAGGATGTGCTGCAGTTCAAGAAGCAGCTGCTTCGACTGCGGCGAATACTCCAGGAG ACGGAAACGCTCAATCCCTTCGAGAACGACAACGTTCAGCTGTTCGCCGCCTGCGGATTGGATAGCAAGCAGCTGAATGACATCGATCTGGCCAGTTTGACCTCGTCCACGACGGAGGATCCGCTCCAGGAGCTATCGGATCTACGTAGACAGGTGGTTTACCTTCAG GGTCAAGTGGACGATCGTGATCGCACCATTCGCCTGCAGCGAGATCTCATCGAGCAACTGGAGGCCGAGAAGAGGCAGAAGTCGGCGGCGAATGGAACTGCATCTGGCGGGGATCAGGGCAAGGAGCTCATCAGCATGGCCACCCAAACGGAGCGG ACACGACCACTTGCCATTGGTGCGGAGGGTTTGTCCAG AAGTAAGCCCGAATATACCAGTTATACCACGCACTTTCCGATGCTCCACTTGCACGATTCCACGCTGGCAGCCACCACGATAATCCGCCATCACCAGAGCAACCACAACCAgcatgagcagcagcagaagcagcagcagccggatAAATCCTGTCCAGCTATCAGCCAGACCCGCCGGCACACCATCATCTCCACCACGCTGACCAACTACAATCAGCAGCTGGCGGCCGCATTTCCCGATGCCCCACGACGCTCCTCCATCGGTTGGGATACCATTCCGACCATGCCCACGCCAACGGTCACGCCCACGAGCCATGGCAACGCCTCCAAGCCGGTGAGGATTACGCTAATCGGTGAGGCACTGCCGCTGCTTAAAAAGTCATCAACCGGATCGCTGTGCTCCTCATCAACGTCGTCCTCCTCATCAACATCCTCGTTGGCCCAAAATGCGAACGTGGTCAAGATGCGCTACCCCAATGGCTGTCAGAGTGTTAAGAGCGGATCGAGTGCCCATTATCAGCCGTtgtacaacagcaacaagatGACAAGCCCAACCGTAACTATAGTCTGA